The proteins below are encoded in one region of Coffea arabica cultivar ET-39 chromosome 4c, Coffea Arabica ET-39 HiFi, whole genome shotgun sequence:
- the LOC140005301 gene encoding putative disease resistance protein At1g50180 isoform X2, giving the protein MADPVISFVIERTGDLLIQKIVFLKGVRRQVERLQNDLVRMRCFLKDADQRQDEDARIRNWVSEIRAAAYDAEDIIEIFASKVEFIKDKGLVTQLTYYPLKIVNFYKIGKEIESLQMRINDIADSREKYGIKSLGEGMGTHGEELQRLRRSSPISEDTDIVGFEKITKSLVKELLKGDKNRQVVSIIGMGGAGKTTLAKKVYNHVDVRARFNCRVWVCVSSIYNHKETLRTIIKQLNPITNELLDMLEKMQEQDLEERLYKDLKDKCYLVVLDDVWKEEAWDCLARRAFPDVNTSSRVLLTSRNQDVAVHADALSKPHELKTLGQEDSWQLFLKKAFGHGANAGCPTDLEVIGRKIAGRCAGLPLAIMVIGGLLLGKKRLESEWEKVLDNFSAYLSRSQSDAGAILELSYADLPANLKFCFLYLGLFPEDSVISVRKLIHMWVAEGIMQKRDAKNLEETAAYEVVERLCSRNMVQVAEMTVDERIKSCRVHDALRELAIRKAEDEIFFQIHDTRDDEISAKSRIEESPDSVTHTL; this is encoded by the coding sequence ATGGCTGACCCTGTTATCTCTTTTGTAATTGAGAGAACTGGCGATCTGCTGATTCAAAAAATTGTTTTCCTGAAAGGTGTTCGACGACAAGTTGAGAGACTTCAAAATGATCTGGTCCGGATGCGGTGTTTCCTGAAAGATGCTGATCAGAGGCAAGATGAAGATGCGAGGATCCGCAACTGGGTTTCTGAAATCAGAGCTGCTGCCTACGATGCGGAGGATATCATTGAGATATTTGCCAGCAAAGTTGAGTTCATAAAGGACAAGGGACTCGTCACCCAATTGACATATTATCCCTTGAAAATTGTGAACTTCTACAAGATAGGTAAAGAGATTGAGTCCTTACAGATGAGGATCAATGACATAGCTGATAGCCGTGAAAAATATGGTATCAAAAGTCTTGGAGAGGGGATGGGTACACATGGAGAAGAGCTTCAACGGCTCCGACGGTCCTCTCCAATTAGTGAGGACACGGATATTGTGGGcttcgagaagataacaaaATCCCTGGTGAAAGAACTTTTGAAAGGGGACAAAAACCGCCAGGTGGTTTCGATCATTGGCATGGGAGGTGCTGGTAAGACAACTCTAGCCAAAAAAGTTTATAACCATGTTGACGTCAGAGCAAGATTCAACTGCCGTGTTTGGGTATGCGTCTCTTCAATCTACAATCACAAAGAGACGCTGAGAACAATCATAAAGCAACTGAATCCGATAACTAATGAGCTACTTGACATGTTGGAAAAGATGCAGGAGCAGGACTTGGAAGAAAGGCTGTATAAAGATCTAAAAGACAAATGTTATCTTGTGGTACTTGATGATGTATGGAAGGAAGAAGCGTGGGATTGTCTTGCCAGGAGGGCCTTTCCTGATGTTAATACATCAAGTAGAGTGCTACTTACAAGTCGCAATCAGGATGTTGCCGTACACGCAGATGCTCTTAGCAAACCACATGAGTTGAAAACTTTGGGGCAGGAAGACAGCTGGCAGTTGTTTCTCAAAAAGGCCTTTGGCCATGGAGCTAATGCTGGGTGTCCTACAGATTTGGAAGTAATAGGCAGGAAAATTGCGGGCCGATGTGCCGGTCTACCACTGGCCATAATGGTTATTGGTGGCCTGCTACTGGGCAAGAAAAGGTTGGAGAGTGAATGGGAGAAAGTTCTCGACAACTTCAGCGCATACCTATCAAGAAGCCAGAGTGATGCAGGGGCAATTCTGGAATTAAGTTATGCAGATCTTCCTgccaatctgaaattttgctttTTGTATTTGGGTTTGTTTCCAGAGGACTCCGTGATTTCTGTGCGCAAGTTGATCCATATGTGGGTTGCAGAAGGAATAATGCAGAAAAGAGATGCAAAAAATTTGGAGGAAACTGCAGCATATGAAGTTGTGGAACGACTTTGTAGCAGAAATATGGTCCAAGTGGCGGAAATGACTGTTGATGAGAGGATTAAAAGCTGTAGAGTCCATGATGCACTGCGAGAGCTTGCAATCAGAAAGGCAgaggatgaaattttttttcagaTCCATGACACCAGAGATGATGAAATATCAGCCAAATCCAG